A region of the Nocardia asteroides genome:
AGAACTGCGGCACCGTCTGTTCGTAATCGCCATGGACCTGTGCAGCCCCGTCGATCCACGTGTAGGCCGATCGGGTCGGCGACTTCGCCTCGCCGAGGACGAGCGGAAAACCGTTGCACCACAACACCAGATCGAAGCGCTTCTCGGCCCGCCCCTTCCTGAAGATGACCTCAGTCGAGATGATCCACTGATTGGACGAGTCATCATCGGGGTCGTCGAAATTGATCAGCCGAACCGTCGTATGCTCTCCGTTCGGCCCGAACGGCATCGACTTCTGCCCGGTCAGCCACGCCATGAACTCCTCATTGGCGACCACCGGATGCCCGCTCTTACGTGCGGAGACGAGGATGGCGCGGAGGTGGTATAGCACCTGCTCTGCCTTGGAGTCGTCGACCTCGGGATTGAGGTTGATCAGGGCCTCGTTGACCCGGCTCTCGAGCATCACTTCATCAGTGCGCCGCGGGAGTTCGGAGCCGGGCACGAATTGGACGTGTGGCGATTCCACGATGTCTCGGATCAAGTCGCGGACGGTGTTGGCTTCGTTGAACTGGGCCATTAGTTAACTCCGGAAACCTCATCGAGAGCACGCGCACGCAGCGCGTCAAGAGCCGCTAACTCCATACGGGCAGATTGGAGCGCAGCGTCAAAGGTGGCTAGGTTTTCGAGTATCGCCACCTGGTCTGAAACAGGCGGTATGACAAGTCGATGCGTCTTTATGTCTTTGCCGTTGATCTTCCATATACCATTGGTGGACTTGGCCTTTCTGAGCAACGCGGTATGAACACTGGCGCTATTCCATTGTTCGGAAGCGAATGCTGGCATCACGCGCGACTCGTCGAATTTCAGGCGAATAAGGAGATCTGGGTAAATACAACCCTCTGGCAAACCGTCGGTGACCAGCCCGCCTCGACCAGTTGAAGTCCGATTCCCATTACCGCGCACAATTAGAAAATCATTGCGCTCAAGCTGGAATGCGGCGACGGCAGGAGGGGCGACCTCAATCCACTTCACAGATTCACCCCCGTGGACGTGGCCGTCACGAATTGCGCTTATACTCAGAGTTGGGACACCTAGTTGTTCGGTGTTGGCTGTTGCCGACTTTCCGTTCGTAGGTCCAGACGTAACGACCGCAGTCACAGGCTCAGATGGCCATCCGCGCTCCCGAGTTCCATATTCCATCAGTTCAGCAAAGAACAAAGACTTGCCCGCCGCGATCTGTGCTACGGATTCAGTTAGATTTACGCTGTGACGCTCTGTCGCCCACAGCAGTTCAGCGATACGCCTCTGCTCATTCAGGGGTGGAAGTTCGAACTCGTACCTGGCGAGTTCGCCCCAATTAAGGTAAGGGTTGACCGATCCTCGAGAGTTCTTAATGGCATAAGAATGAAATACCTCTGCTGAAAGCACGAAGGGCAGAAACTCTTGAAGAAGAATATCGGGGTTGATCGCTTCAAGGACGAAAGTTTTCTCGCCGGTGATACCCATAAAGTCCGGCACTGCCACTTTGCGAAGGTACGTGCGACGGGAAACGTATAGCACGTGCCCAGGCTTGAACCGCTTGTAGAACATCGGTCCGATCGGGTCTCGTCCGACTACTCCCCAATTGGTAATCGATAGACTATTGCTGGGGATGTGCTCCCCGGCAAGGAAGCGCTCGAGTCCGGAAGTTTCAGCATCCACGCGGTCGGTAACGTGTCGGACAACCTCCCCGAGGCTTACACGCTTCCACTTCGATTTATCGAGATTCAGAGTCGTCACGCCGAAATCCCCGATCGAAGTACCGTCAAAACATCTGTTACCGCTCGGTCAGCTGCGCCGGCAGCTGTTCGCCATTGGTTGAGAACCTCCAGCAAGTCGACGTGTTCTTCTGGAGAACTGGATTTGGCGGCATCAACGTACCTCGAAATCTCAAGGCTGTATCCGCTGGCAGCGATCTGGTCCAGTGTCGCAACGGCGGTGAAACTATCCTGCGCCTCGAACCTTCGGTAAGCATCGAGAATCTTGCTCTGATGAGAATCGCGAAGAAAGGACTGCCCCATTTCTCGTGAAACCTCTTTTTCGGCGTTGATGAACAAGATCTTGTTCTTACGCTCCGACGGTTTGCTTGTGCGTAGAACCACCACTGTCGCAGGCATCGGCGAGTTGTAGAACAATCCTTCACTCAGTCCGAGGATGGATTCGATGAGGTCGGACTTCACGAGGGCTTCGCGCATGGCCGCTTCATCGCGCCGGAACAGTACGCCGTGCGGGAAAAGGATTGCGGCGCGGCCGGTCTCGGGATCGAGGCTCGCTGCTATGTGCTGAAAGAACGCATAGTCGGCACGACCTTGCGGCGGCAGCCCCCAGAGCTTCCGGCCGTATGGGTCGCTGGCGAATGCCGTCCGATTCCACGCTTTGATCGAATACGGCGGGTTGGCGAGGACCACATCGAAGGTCTGCAACCGTCCTGACGCGTCGTGAAAAGCTGGCTGCGACAACGTATCTCCGTGAGCGATATGTCCATCCGTCACGCCATGCAGGAACAGGTTCATCCGCGCGATGGCTGAGGTGCCGTAGTTGAGTTCCTGGCCGTACAGATGCAGGTTGCGCCACTCCTTGCCCTGGCGCTTCACCTCGGCGACAGTCGAGATGAGCATGCCCCCGGTGCCGCAGGTCGGGTCGTATACCGATTCGCCCGGTTGGGGTTCCAGCATCATCGTCATGAGGTGGACGAGGGTGCGGTTGGTGTAGAACTCCTGGGCGGTGTGGCCGGAGTCGTCGGCGAACTTCTTGATCAGGTATTCGTACCCGTTGCCGAGCTCGTCTTCGGGGAGGTTGGCGATGGTCAGGGTGCGGGTGGAGAAGTGTTCTATCAGGTCCGCCAGGGTGGAGTCGGGCAGGAGGTTCTTGTTGCCCCAGTTGCCGTCGCCGAAGACGCCGGGCAGGGTGTCCGGGTTCGCGGATTCGATCTCCCGCATGGCGTACAGGATCTTCGCGCCGATATTGCTTGTCACGAAACGGATGTCGTTCCAGTGGCAGCCGTCAGGGATGGCGAAGCGGTGGTTTTCGGGAAGATCCGCGAGCTCGTCGTCGCCGTAGATTTTCGCGGCGGCCGCATGCTCTTCGTCGTAGACGTCAGAGATTCGCTTGAGGAAGACCAGCGGGAAAATGTACTGCTTGTAATCGCCCGCGTCGATGAGGCCGCGCAGCACGATGGCCGCGCCCCACAGGTACGACTCCAGTTCCCGCTGGCTGATACGTGCCGTCATGCCGATGCCCCCAATCCCCACTTCG
Encoded here:
- a CDS encoding type I restriction-modification system subunit M — encoded protein: MTARISQRELESYLWGAAIVLRGLIDAGDYKQYIFPLVFLKRISDVYDEEHAAAAKIYGDDELADLPENHRFAIPDGCHWNDIRFVTSNIGAKILYAMREIESANPDTLPGVFGDGNWGNKNLLPDSTLADLIEHFSTRTLTIANLPEDELGNGYEYLIKKFADDSGHTAQEFYTNRTLVHLMTMMLEPQPGESVYDPTCGTGGMLISTVAEVKRQGKEWRNLHLYGQELNYGTSAIARMNLFLHGVTDGHIAHGDTLSQPAFHDASGRLQTFDVVLANPPYSIKAWNRTAFASDPYGRKLWGLPPQGRADYAFFQHIAASLDPETGRAAILFPHGVLFRRDEAAMREALVKSDLIESILGLSEGLFYNSPMPATVVVLRTSKPSERKNKILFINAEKEVSREMGQSFLRDSHQSKILDAYRRFEAQDSFTAVATLDQIAASGYSLEISRYVDAAKSSSPEEHVDLLEVLNQWRTAAGAADRAVTDVLTVLRSGISA
- a CDS encoding restriction endonuclease subunit S, which produces MTTLNLDKSKWKRVSLGEVVRHVTDRVDAETSGLERFLAGEHIPSNSLSITNWGVVGRDPIGPMFYKRFKPGHVLYVSRRTYLRKVAVPDFMGITGEKTFVLEAINPDILLQEFLPFVLSAEVFHSYAIKNSRGSVNPYLNWGELARYEFELPPLNEQRRIAELLWATERHSVNLTESVAQIAAGKSLFFAELMEYGTRERGWPSEPVTAVVTSGPTNGKSATANTEQLGVPTLSISAIRDGHVHGGESVKWIEVAPPAVAAFQLERNDFLIVRGNGNRTSTGRGGLVTDGLPEGCIYPDLLIRLKFDESRVMPAFASEQWNSASVHTALLRKAKSTNGIWKINGKDIKTHRLVIPPVSDQVAILENLATFDAALQSARMELAALDALRARALDEVSGVN